Proteins encoded within one genomic window of Brachybacterium sp. P6-10-X1:
- a CDS encoding DALR anticodon-binding domain-containing protein: MQRLMAMCSAFGDEPGINLQVLIGQMVNLVREGRPVRMSKRAGTIVTLEDLVEIVGVDAARYALVRSSADTNLDIDLDILEKRSNENPVFSVQYAHARTINVARNAADRGITRAAFQPELLEHETEAALLGALQEFPRIVRFAAEVREPYRVAHFLEELAGLYHRWYGNCRVTPKGDAPTGPVHDTRLWLNDAAGQVFRNGLGLLGVSAPERM; the protein is encoded by the coding sequence GTGCAGCGCCTCATGGCAATGTGCTCGGCTTTCGGCGATGAGCCCGGAATCAACCTCCAGGTCCTCATCGGTCAGATGGTCAACCTTGTGCGCGAAGGTCGTCCGGTGCGCATGTCGAAGCGAGCCGGCACCATCGTCACGCTCGAGGATCTCGTCGAGATCGTGGGCGTGGACGCGGCGCGGTATGCCCTCGTGCGGAGCTCGGCCGACACCAACCTCGACATCGACCTCGACATCCTTGAGAAGCGCTCGAACGAGAATCCGGTCTTCTCTGTCCAGTACGCCCACGCTCGCACCATCAACGTCGCGCGTAACGCGGCCGACCGGGGCATCACACGCGCGGCGTTCCAGCCTGAGCTGCTCGAGCACGAGACCGAGGCTGCACTGCTCGGCGCCCTCCAAGAGTTCCCCCGCATCGTCAGGTTCGCCGCGGAGGTGCGCGAGCCGTACCGCGTCGCCCACTTCCTTGAGGAGCTCGCCGGGCTGTACCACCGGTGGTATGGCAACTGCCGCGTGACGCCCAAGGGTGATGCGCCGACTGGGCCAGTGCACGACACGCGCCTCTGGCTGAATGATGCCGCGGGCCAGGTCTTCCGCAACGGCCTCGGCCTGCTCGGAGTCAGCGCGCCCGAGCGCATGTGA
- a CDS encoding sodium:alanine symporter family protein: MNPLETLNEFLGNAEGWLWTWAGMPVVIVLGLYFTIRSGAVQIRMIPAMFGAITQKAQREQAGKGHGRGERTKSLSAFQAFSISAAARVGTGNVSGVAGAIFLGGPGAVLWMWVMCLLTGAASFIESTLAQLWKTRAADTYKGGPAFYIQRGLGSRGFGVFFAILFIFCFAFAFTSLQANTIVDAVTGAVAIYTDPAAMPWLPVVLGVLLAALTAGIVFGGMRRVATVAQNMVPIMAVIYLIIGILIVGMNVGELPRVITQIVEGAFNPQAAIGGGIGAAIVNGVQRGMLSNEAGMGSVPNVAATASVSHPVKQGLVQTLGVYFDTILICSITAFIVLVAFPDVSAGGEGLVMVQESLSSNLGAWAAILLAVIMFLLAFTSVLGNFSYGEANMHFLTSKRGWHIAFGAAVVALVFIGSAIAVDLAWTIAGVSMVFIALVNLVVIAILTPTAVKLLRHYNAQRAQGLDPIFLASDLPEIKNVEVWEDEDVADYQRARELASSQS, from the coding sequence ATGAACCCCCTCGAGACCCTGAACGAGTTCCTCGGCAATGCCGAGGGCTGGCTGTGGACCTGGGCAGGGATGCCCGTGGTCATCGTGCTCGGCCTCTACTTCACGATCCGCAGCGGTGCGGTCCAGATCCGCATGATCCCGGCGATGTTCGGGGCGATCACGCAGAAGGCCCAGCGCGAGCAGGCCGGAAAGGGACACGGGCGCGGCGAGCGCACCAAGTCCCTCAGCGCCTTCCAGGCCTTCTCCATCTCCGCCGCAGCGCGTGTGGGCACCGGGAACGTCTCCGGCGTGGCCGGGGCCATCTTCCTGGGCGGCCCGGGCGCAGTGCTGTGGATGTGGGTCATGTGCCTGCTCACCGGCGCGGCCAGCTTCATCGAGTCCACCCTCGCCCAGCTGTGGAAGACTCGGGCCGCCGACACCTACAAAGGTGGACCGGCCTTCTACATCCAGCGCGGGCTGGGCAGCCGCGGATTCGGGGTGTTCTTCGCGATCCTGTTCATCTTCTGCTTCGCCTTCGCCTTCACCTCGCTGCAGGCCAACACCATCGTCGACGCGGTCACCGGCGCCGTCGCCATCTACACCGACCCGGCCGCGATGCCCTGGCTGCCCGTCGTCCTGGGCGTGCTGCTGGCCGCCCTCACCGCCGGGATCGTCTTCGGCGGCATGCGCCGCGTGGCGACCGTCGCGCAGAACATGGTCCCGATCATGGCGGTCATCTATCTGATCATCGGCATCCTCATCGTCGGCATGAACGTCGGTGAGCTGCCGCGCGTGATCACCCAGATCGTCGAGGGGGCCTTCAACCCGCAGGCCGCCATCGGCGGCGGCATCGGCGCCGCCATCGTCAACGGCGTCCAGCGCGGCATGCTCTCGAACGAGGCCGGCATGGGCTCGGTCCCGAACGTCGCCGCGACCGCCTCGGTGAGCCACCCGGTCAAGCAGGGCCTGGTCCAGACCCTCGGCGTCTACTTCGACACGATCCTGATCTGCTCCATCACCGCGTTCATCGTGCTGGTCGCTTTCCCCGACGTCTCGGCCGGCGGTGAGGGGCTGGTGATGGTGCAGGAGTCGCTGTCGAGCAACCTCGGTGCCTGGGCCGCGATCCTGCTCGCGGTGATCATGTTCCTGCTCGCCTTCACCTCGGTGCTGGGGAACTTCTCCTACGGCGAGGCGAACATGCACTTCCTGACCTCCAAGCGCGGTTGGCACATCGCTTTCGGAGCCGCCGTGGTGGCGCTGGTGTTCATCGGCTCCGCGATCGCAGTCGACCTGGCGTGGACCATCGCCGGGGTCTCCATGGTGTTCATCGCCCTGGTGAACCTGGTGGTGATCGCGATCCTCACCCCCACCGCCGTGAAGCTGCTGCGCCACTACAACGCCCAGCGCGCTCAGGGCCTCGACCCGATCTTCCTGGCCTCGGACCTGCCCGAGATCAAGAACGTCGAGGTCTGGGAGGACGAGGACGTGGCCGACTACCAGCGCGCGCGGGAGCTGGCGAGCTCGCAGAGCTGA
- the ectA gene encoding diaminobutyrate acetyltransferase, producing the protein MGQLTTSSDHHSSTRDITGTPVPGFEITSPTRHQGADMWRVARDSGTLDLNTSYAYLLMARDFAETSRVAVQDGAVVGFVLGYRRPLDPQCLFIWQIAVDSSMRGRRVAAQMLDALVSDLAEVRTLETTITADNAASQRLFASFAERHGAAHRIEPLFEEADFPDPGHGAELLHLIGELTSGS; encoded by the coding sequence ATGGGCCAGCTGACAACCAGTTCCGACCACCACTCCTCGACCCGAGACATCACAGGGACCCCGGTCCCCGGCTTCGAGATCACCTCCCCCACCCGCCACCAGGGCGCCGACATGTGGCGCGTGGCCCGGGACAGCGGGACGCTGGACCTGAACACCTCCTACGCCTACCTCCTGATGGCGCGGGACTTCGCGGAGACCTCCCGCGTCGCAGTCCAGGACGGCGCCGTCGTCGGCTTCGTGCTCGGCTACCGTCGCCCGCTCGATCCCCAGTGCCTGTTCATCTGGCAGATCGCCGTCGACTCCTCGATGCGCGGCCGCAGGGTCGCCGCCCAGATGCTCGACGCGCTGGTCTCCGACCTGGCCGAGGTACGCACCCTGGAGACCACCATCACCGCGGACAATGCCGCCTCCCAGCGCCTGTTCGCCTCCTTCGCCGAGCGCCACGGCGCCGCCCACCGCATCGAGCCGCTCTTCGAGGAGGCCGACTTCCCGGACCCCGGGCACGGCGCCGAGCTGCTGCACCTGATCGGGGAGCTGACCTCCGGCTCCTGA
- the ectB gene encoding diaminobutyrate--2-oxoglutarate transaminase yields MTTTADHSSTTTAYESEVRSYSRGWPVTFTHAKGSTLTAEDGREYTDFFAGAGTLNYGHNHPELKKIVIDHFLEDRVVHGLDMFTDVRSQFLQSFNDLILEPRDLDYKVAFPGPGGTNAVEAALKLARKVTGRESVVSFTNGFHGMTLGALSVTGNSMKRGGAGIPLVHSTPMPFDDYFGQIVPDFMYLERLLTDGGSGLNKPAAVIVETVQGEGGINAARAEWLRGLAELCKTHDILLIVDDIQMGCGRTGGFFSFEEAGIEPDMVTLSKSISGYGMPLALTLIKPELDIWEPGEHNGTFRGFAPAFASGTKAFELFWSDDELEKSTISKGAYVESRFNQIAARHADQHELIVKGRGLARGLGLPNGDLAGKVTTQAFEEGLLVETSGPDDEVVKLLPALTIPDDQLRDGLDIIEKAVDEALTA; encoded by the coding sequence ATGACCACCACCGCTGATCACAGCAGCACCACGACCGCCTACGAGTCCGAGGTCCGCAGCTACTCCCGCGGCTGGCCCGTCACCTTCACCCACGCCAAGGGCAGCACACTGACCGCCGAGGACGGCCGGGAGTACACCGACTTCTTCGCCGGCGCCGGCACCCTGAACTACGGGCACAACCACCCCGAGCTGAAGAAGATCGTCATCGACCACTTCCTCGAGGACCGTGTGGTGCACGGCCTGGACATGTTCACCGACGTGCGCAGCCAGTTCCTGCAGTCCTTCAACGACCTCATCCTCGAGCCTCGCGATCTCGACTACAAGGTCGCGTTCCCCGGCCCGGGCGGCACCAACGCCGTCGAGGCCGCCCTGAAACTGGCCCGCAAGGTCACCGGGCGCGAGTCCGTCGTGAGCTTCACCAACGGCTTCCACGGCATGACCCTCGGCGCCCTGTCCGTCACCGGCAACTCGATGAAGCGCGGCGGCGCCGGCATCCCCCTGGTGCACTCCACCCCGATGCCGTTCGACGACTACTTCGGCCAGATCGTGCCGGACTTCATGTACCTCGAGCGTCTGCTCACCGACGGGGGCAGCGGCCTGAACAAGCCCGCCGCCGTGATCGTCGAGACCGTCCAGGGCGAGGGCGGCATCAACGCCGCACGCGCCGAGTGGCTGCGCGGCCTCGCCGAGCTCTGCAAGACGCACGACATCCTGCTGATCGTGGACGACATCCAGATGGGCTGCGGCCGCACCGGCGGCTTCTTCAGCTTCGAGGAGGCCGGCATCGAGCCGGACATGGTCACCCTGTCGAAGTCCATCAGCGGCTACGGCATGCCGCTCGCGCTGACCCTGATCAAGCCCGAGCTGGACATCTGGGAGCCGGGCGAGCACAACGGAACCTTCCGCGGCTTCGCCCCGGCCTTCGCCTCCGGCACCAAGGCCTTCGAGCTGTTCTGGAGCGACGACGAGCTGGAGAAGTCCACGATCTCCAAGGGCGCCTACGTCGAGAGCCGCTTCAACCAGATCGCCGCCCGACACGCCGACCAGCACGAGCTGATCGTCAAGGGCCGCGGCCTCGCCCGCGGGCTCGGGCTGCCCAACGGTGACCTGGCCGGCAAGGTCACCACTCAGGCCTTCGAGGAGGGCCTGCTCGTGGAGACCTCCGGCCCGGACGACGAGGTCGTCAAGCTGCTGCCGGCACTGACCATCCCCGATGACCAGCTGCGCGATGGCCTGGATATCATCGAGAAGGCCGTCGACGAGGCGCTGACCGCCTGA
- a CDS encoding ectoine synthase, producing the protein MLVRTLDEVTDTDADIQSENWRSKRIILAKEGVGFSVHETTLYAGTESYFWYANHIEAVFITQGEGTIEDLATGEIHELAPGSLYLLNDHDKHIVRPRTEIKCVCVFNPPVTGREVHDENGVYPLVTENA; encoded by the coding sequence ATGCTCGTTCGCACCCTCGACGAGGTCACCGACACCGACGCCGACATCCAGTCGGAGAACTGGCGCTCCAAGCGCATCATCCTGGCCAAGGAGGGCGTCGGCTTCTCGGTCCACGAGACCACGCTGTACGCCGGGACCGAGAGCTACTTCTGGTACGCCAACCACATCGAGGCCGTGTTCATCACGCAGGGCGAGGGCACCATCGAGGACCTGGCCACCGGTGAGATCCACGAGCTGGCCCCCGGCAGCCTCTACCTGCTCAACGACCACGACAAGCACATCGTGCGTCCCCGCACCGAGATCAAGTGCGTGTGCGTGTTCAACCCGCCGGTGACCGGCCGTGAGGTCCACGACGAGAACGGCGTGTACCCGCTGGTGACCGAGAACGCCTGA
- a CDS encoding YigZ family protein, producing the protein MPAPLVLAADVETELVEKRSRFVTRLHRVESPEQAEALIRAARREHPDARHHCTAMVLGETEQRAEVHRSSDDGEPSGTAGMPMLQSLLHAGMVDTLAIVIRYFGGIKLGAGGLLRAYTAGVEQAVSTATLRRRTSLAVTEMDVGLAEIGLAENAVRLWADARGAQVEPTVYTSRDATLTVLVAPEDLAALRADVARWSSGRITVEETGRRMADVALETEAPQQSS; encoded by the coding sequence ATGCCTGCTCCCCTCGTGCTCGCCGCCGACGTCGAGACCGAGCTGGTCGAGAAGCGCTCACGCTTCGTGACCCGTCTGCATCGGGTGGAGAGTCCCGAGCAGGCCGAGGCGCTGATCCGCGCCGCCCGCCGCGAGCACCCCGACGCACGCCACCACTGCACGGCGATGGTGCTGGGAGAGACGGAGCAGCGGGCGGAGGTCCACCGATCCAGCGACGACGGCGAGCCGTCCGGGACGGCGGGGATGCCGATGCTGCAGTCCTTGCTGCACGCCGGGATGGTCGACACCCTCGCGATCGTCATCCGCTACTTCGGCGGGATCAAGCTGGGGGCCGGGGGCCTGCTGCGCGCGTATACCGCCGGCGTCGAGCAGGCCGTCTCCACCGCCACGCTGCGTCGTCGCACCTCGCTCGCGGTCACCGAGATGGACGTGGGACTCGCGGAGATCGGCCTGGCGGAGAACGCCGTCCGCCTCTGGGCCGACGCTCGCGGGGCGCAGGTGGAGCCGACCGTCTACACGTCCCGGGACGCGACGCTGACGGTGCTGGTCGCCCCGGAGGACCTGGCCGCCCTGCGGGCGGACGTCGCCCGCTGGTCCTCCGGCCGGATCACGGTGGAGGAGACGGGGCGCCGGATGGCCGACGTCGCGCTCGAGACGGAAGCGCCGCAACAATCCTCCTGA
- a CDS encoding GlsB/YeaQ/YmgE family stress response membrane protein produces MGLLWLIISWIIIGGIIGLLARALMPGKQAMGLGMTIILGVIGAIVGGFIGSLFGGDGISGIMDNPWSIGTILLSVIGAIIVMAIYGLVTKNRD; encoded by the coding sequence ATGGGACTTCTCTGGCTCATCATCTCGTGGATCATCATCGGCGGCATCATCGGCCTCCTGGCCAGGGCGCTCATGCCCGGTAAGCAGGCGATGGGCCTCGGTATGACCATCATCCTCGGAGTCATCGGCGCGATCGTCGGCGGGTTCATCGGCAGCCTCTTCGGGGGCGACGGGATCAGCGGCATCATGGACAACCCGTGGAGCATCGGCACGATCCTGCTGTCGGTCATCGGCGCCATCATCGTGATGGCCATCTACGGCCTGGTCACGAAGAACCGCGACTGA
- the nrdF gene encoding class 1b ribonucleoside-diphosphate reductase subunit beta, whose protein sequence is MNDHLKTTVQAINWNRIPDPKDQEVWDRLTGNFWLPEKVPLSNDVQSWNRLSEQEQNLVMRVFTGLTLLDTVQGTVGAVSLIPDAITQHEEAVYTNIAFMESVHAKSYSQIFSTLSNTKQIDEAFRWSEFNEPLQKKANIVMDYYTGDDPEKRKVASTLLESFLFYSGFYLPMHYSSRGELTNTADIIRLIIRDEAVHGYYIGYKFQKAVEKATPQRQQELKDYTFSLLMELYDNEEEYTEDLYDPVGWTEEVKTFLRYNANKALMNLGYEGLFPQDQTDVNPAILASLSPNADENHDFFSGSGSSYVMGKAVETEDDDWDF, encoded by the coding sequence GTGAACGACCACCTGAAGACGACGGTCCAGGCGATCAACTGGAACCGGATCCCGGACCCGAAGGACCAGGAGGTCTGGGACCGCCTGACCGGAAACTTCTGGCTCCCCGAGAAGGTCCCGCTGTCCAACGACGTCCAGTCCTGGAACCGGCTCAGCGAGCAGGAGCAGAACCTGGTGATGCGCGTGTTCACCGGACTGACCCTGCTGGACACCGTCCAGGGCACCGTCGGCGCGGTCTCGCTGATCCCTGACGCGATCACCCAGCACGAGGAGGCGGTGTACACGAACATCGCCTTCATGGAGTCGGTGCACGCCAAGTCCTACAGCCAGATCTTCTCGACCCTGTCGAACACCAAGCAGATCGACGAGGCCTTCCGCTGGAGCGAGTTCAACGAGCCGCTGCAGAAGAAGGCGAACATCGTCATGGACTACTACACGGGCGATGACCCGGAGAAGCGCAAGGTCGCCTCCACGCTGCTGGAATCCTTCCTGTTCTACTCCGGCTTCTACCTGCCGATGCATTACTCCAGCCGTGGCGAGCTGACCAACACGGCGGACATCATCCGCCTGATCATCCGGGACGAGGCGGTCCACGGCTACTACATCGGCTACAAGTTCCAGAAGGCTGTCGAGAAGGCCACCCCGCAGCGCCAGCAGGAGCTGAAGGACTACACATTCTCGCTGCTCATGGAGCTGTACGACAACGAAGAGGAGTACACCGAGGATCTCTACGACCCGGTGGGCTGGACCGAGGAGGTCAAGACCTTCCTGCGGTACAACGCCAACAAGGCGCTGATGAACCTCGGCTACGAGGGCCTGTTCCCGCAGGACCAGACCGACGTGAACCCTGCCATCCTCGCCTCCCTGTCGCCGAACGCCGACGAGAACCACGACTTCTTCTCCGGATCCGGGTCCAGCTATGTGATGGGCAAGGCCGTCGAGACCGAGGACGACGACTGGGACTTCTGA
- a CDS encoding MFS transporter: protein MSLTPTAPRADGAGTMSPAEYAANLKRATLSSSVGSALEYFDFAMYGLMTALVFDRLFFSSAHPAMATVAAFGIYGVGFLARPFGGLFFGTIGDRIGRRWVLVATILLMGGASTLIGVLPTYEQVGVLAPILLVVLRLAQGFGAGAEQAGATVLMAEYAPVRRRGFFSALPFIGIQAGTLLASVVFFLLTMLPDEAFLSWGWRLPFLASAGLILIALFIRARLRETPSFIQLEKQEQVAERPIREIFTRGRAGVVVGIGLRMAENGGSYMFQSIALAFVTSAAIGMDRGMVTWGVTLGSLIGIFSVPLTGRISDRVGRVPVYRFGAVFMLVFSVPAWYLLSLGNEVVAIAVIAVGLGVAVNSMLGPQCAMLPELFGNRHRYLGVAMAREISAVLAGGLAGVLGAALLAWTGGNWMVLALYMATLAAITTAATFLVPETRARDLLRTEDALRISQTEYDTATDITLTPEGTGEPERADTLKGSGTSISAGAPKPADAPKPADAPKPVDAPKPVDAPKPVDTSGATGDRAAPSAAATGPAG from the coding sequence GTGAGCTTGACACCCACTGCTCCTCGCGCCGACGGCGCGGGGACGATGTCCCCGGCGGAGTACGCCGCGAACCTGAAGAGGGCGACCCTGTCCTCGAGCGTCGGCAGCGCGCTGGAGTACTTCGACTTCGCCATGTACGGCCTGATGACCGCCCTGGTCTTCGACCGCCTGTTCTTCTCCAGCGCCCATCCCGCGATGGCCACGGTCGCCGCCTTCGGCATCTACGGCGTCGGCTTCCTCGCCCGTCCCTTCGGCGGACTGTTCTTCGGCACCATCGGCGACCGGATCGGGCGACGCTGGGTGCTGGTGGCGACGATCCTGCTCATGGGCGGCGCCTCCACCCTGATCGGCGTGCTGCCCACGTACGAGCAGGTCGGTGTGCTGGCGCCGATCCTGCTGGTCGTCCTGCGGCTCGCCCAGGGCTTCGGCGCCGGCGCCGAACAGGCTGGGGCCACGGTGCTGATGGCCGAGTACGCGCCCGTCCGGCGCCGCGGCTTCTTCTCGGCCCTGCCGTTCATCGGCATCCAGGCCGGCACGCTGCTCGCCTCCGTCGTGTTCTTCCTGCTCACCATGCTGCCGGACGAGGCCTTCTTGAGCTGGGGCTGGAGGCTGCCGTTCCTGGCCTCGGCGGGGCTGATCCTCATCGCCCTGTTCATCCGCGCCCGACTGCGTGAGACCCCGTCCTTCATCCAGCTCGAGAAGCAGGAGCAGGTCGCCGAGCGCCCGATCCGGGAGATCTTCACCCGGGGCCGCGCCGGCGTCGTCGTCGGCATCGGCCTGCGCATGGCCGAGAACGGCGGTTCCTACATGTTCCAGTCGATCGCGCTGGCCTTCGTGACCTCCGCGGCCATCGGCATGGACCGCGGGATGGTCACCTGGGGCGTCACCCTCGGCTCCCTGATCGGCATCTTCTCCGTGCCGTTGACCGGGCGGATCTCCGACCGCGTCGGCCGTGTGCCCGTGTATCGCTTCGGCGCGGTCTTCATGCTGGTCTTCTCCGTCCCCGCCTGGTATCTGCTCTCCCTCGGCAACGAGGTCGTCGCGATCGCCGTGATCGCCGTGGGCCTCGGCGTGGCCGTCAACTCGATGCTCGGCCCGCAGTGCGCGATGCTGCCGGAGCTGTTCGGCAACAGGCACCGCTACCTCGGTGTAGCCATGGCCCGCGAGATCTCCGCCGTCCTCGCCGGAGGACTGGCCGGCGTGCTCGGCGCCGCGCTGCTCGCCTGGACCGGCGGCAACTGGATGGTCCTGGCCCTGTACATGGCGACCCTCGCGGCCATCACCACCGCCGCGACCTTCCTGGTCCCCGAGACCCGCGCACGCGACCTGCTGCGGACGGAGGACGCCCTGCGCATCTCGCAGACCGAGTACGACACCGCCACGGACATCACTCTCACCCCGGAGGGCACCGGAGAACCGGAGCGCGCCGACACCCTGAAGGGCTCCGGGACCTCGATATCTGCCGGCGCCCCGAAGCCCGCCGACGCCCCGAAGCCCGCCGACGCCCCGAAGCCCGTCGACGCCCCGAAGCCCGTCGACGCCCCGAAGCCCGTCGACACCTCGGGAGCAACCGGAGACCGCGCCGCTCCGTCCGCGGCCGCGACGGGCCCCGCCGGATGA
- a CDS encoding IclR family transcriptional regulator: MSETRDPSPAITRGLRILDVLERAAGNPQTLSDIARAVGIAKSSASNICAALEAERMIQRVDSGYRLGMRTAELGGSFALQFNQVREFFTVVEADPQLSEHVVQIATRDEVDAIYLARHEGRRHRLGTPLGSRLPLVYCAVGTAMLLREPEDQIAPLLRQDALRPPTSRSSRDAGVISARIRRAREVGYAVDRGESIEGVHGVAAPLEPWRPGDPPMAIGVALSTDEADDATIERIGAAVLRIATRLTNPLARRPEATA, translated from the coding sequence ATGAGCGAAACCAGGGACCCCTCGCCCGCCATCACCCGCGGACTGCGCATCCTCGACGTGCTCGAAAGGGCGGCCGGGAACCCCCAGACCCTGTCCGACATCGCCCGCGCCGTCGGCATCGCGAAATCCTCCGCCTCCAACATCTGCGCCGCCCTGGAGGCGGAACGGATGATCCAGAGGGTGGACAGCGGCTACCGGCTGGGCATGCGGACGGCTGAGCTGGGTGGGTCCTTCGCCCTCCAGTTCAACCAGGTTCGCGAGTTCTTCACCGTCGTGGAGGCGGATCCGCAGCTGTCCGAGCACGTGGTCCAGATCGCCACCCGTGACGAGGTCGATGCCATCTACCTCGCTCGTCACGAGGGTCGTCGCCACCGTCTCGGCACCCCGCTGGGGTCCCGCCTGCCGCTGGTCTACTGCGCCGTCGGGACCGCGATGCTCCTCCGGGAGCCCGAGGACCAGATCGCCCCTCTGCTCCGACAGGACGCGCTGCGCCCGCCCACCTCCCGGTCCTCCCGGGACGCCGGCGTGATCAGCGCGCGGATCCGCCGCGCCCGCGAGGTCGGCTACGCCGTCGATCGCGGAGAGTCCATCGAAGGGGTCCACGGCGTCGCGGCGCCGCTGGAGCCGTGGCGGCCGGGCGATCCGCCGATGGCGATCGGGGTGGCCCTGTCGACTGACGAGGCCGATGACGCGACCATCGAGCGCATCGGAGCGGCCGTCCTCCGTATCGCCACGAGGCTGACGAACCCCCTGGCCCGACGCCCGGAGGCCACGGCCTGA
- a CDS encoding D-2-hydroxyacid dehydrogenase, which yields MTQHPLSAHEPPEGARGSRSPRTPQAREAPAGTGEAARAPQAREAPAGTSEAGSGRPRVVIAVDLPEPLCQEVRRRVPEVDVVWDHALYHPRRGPADWSGDPDHRRSPEQQRAYEAMVDSADVLFSLPDVDPAQLARTVRANPRLRWVQAMAAGGGSQLRAAGLASEELERVAVTTSAGVHGSPLAEFALFGVLAGAKTLPRLTSLQRDHHWGERWEMRQLEDMTILILGLGGIGRACALTFSALGSRVLGSSRSSTPVPHVDELVPMDQLPRALSRADAVVLTLPGTASTDGLVGEGLLESAAPGMILVNVGRGTVVDEDALVGALDDGRIGFAALDVTATEPLPADSPLWDHPNVLISPHTAALSSAEEARIAELFIDNLRRHLEGRELRNVVDTVEFY from the coding sequence ATGACCCAGCACCCCCTCAGCGCGCACGAGCCTCCCGAGGGGGCTCGGGGGTCCCGTTCCCCTCGCACCCCGCAGGCCCGCGAGGCCCCGGCAGGGACCGGCGAGGCCGCTCGCGCCCCGCAGGCCCGCGAGGCCCCGGCAGGGACCAGCGAGGCCGGGTCCGGGCGTCCCCGCGTCGTGATCGCCGTCGATCTCCCGGAACCGCTGTGCCAGGAGGTCCGGCGGCGGGTGCCCGAGGTGGACGTCGTGTGGGACCACGCCCTGTACCACCCTCGCCGGGGGCCGGCCGACTGGAGCGGGGACCCCGACCACCGCCGCTCCCCGGAGCAGCAGCGTGCCTACGAGGCGATGGTCGATTCTGCTGACGTGCTGTTCAGCCTCCCGGACGTCGACCCCGCGCAGTTGGCAAGGACCGTGCGCGCCAACCCCCGCCTGCGCTGGGTGCAGGCGATGGCCGCCGGCGGCGGGTCCCAGCTGCGGGCCGCGGGCCTCGCATCGGAGGAGCTCGAGCGGGTCGCGGTGACGACCTCCGCCGGGGTGCACGGCTCGCCCCTGGCCGAGTTCGCCCTCTTCGGCGTGCTGGCCGGCGCCAAGACGCTTCCGCGCCTGACGTCGCTGCAGAGGGACCACCACTGGGGCGAGCGCTGGGAGATGCGACAGCTCGAGGACATGACGATCCTGATCCTCGGCCTCGGCGGGATCGGGCGTGCCTGCGCGCTGACGTTCTCCGCCCTCGGCAGTCGGGTGCTGGGCTCCTCGCGCAGCAGCACCCCCGTCCCGCACGTGGACGAGCTGGTGCCGATGGATCAGCTCCCGCGGGCCCTCTCCCGCGCCGACGCCGTGGTCCTCACCCTCCCCGGGACCGCGTCGACCGACGGCCTGGTGGGGGAGGGGCTGCTGGAGTCCGCAGCGCCCGGCATGATCCTGGTCAACGTCGGCCGCGGCACCGTGGTGGACGAGGACGCCCTGGTGGGCGCGCTGGACGACGGCCGGATCGGTTTCGCGGCCCTCGACGTGACCGCGACCGAACCCCTCCCCGCCGACAGCCCGCTGTGGGATCATCCGAATGTCCTGATCAGTCCGCACACCGCAGCACTGTCCTCCGCCGAGGAAGCGCGGATCGCGGAGCTGTTCATCGACAACCTGCGCCGTCACCTCGAGGGCCGGGAGCTGCGAAACGTCGTCGACACCGTGGAGTTCTACTGA